The DNA region GTCGCCTGGCTGCCGGCGGCCTCGAAGGCGCAATCCACGCCACCGCCGTCTTGCAGCTGCTGCACCACGTCCACCGCGCGGGCATCGAGCACCTGCTCGGCGCCGAACTCCAGGGCCCGCACCAGGCGCTCCGGGGCAACATCCACCGCGATGATGCGCGAGACGCCACGTAGCCGGGCCAGGGTGATCAGCAGCAAGCCGATGGGGCCGAGACCGAACACCGCGCAGCTGTCACCGGGCTGCAGGCTGCTCTGGCGCAAGGCATGCAGGGCCACGGCGGCCGGCTCCAGCACGGCGGCCTGACGCAAGCTCACCCCGGTGGGCAGGCGGTGCAGCATGTAGGCCGGCACCCGGGCGCGCTCGGCGAAACCACCGTCACCCATCAGGCCGATAAAGCCCATGGAGCTGCACAGGTTGTACTGGCCCGCGCGGCAGTGGCGGCAATCACCACAGCGGTAGATGGGCTCCACCGCCACCCGGTCGCCGGGCTCGAAGCCCTCCACGCCGACACCGAGCGCACGCACCACGCCACTGAATTCGTGGCCCAGGGTCAGCGGTGCGCGGCAGCCGGAAATCGGGTGCGGCTGCTGCTGGGGGATGGAGTGCGGGCCGTCCTGGTATTCGTGCAGGTCGCTGCCGCAGATGCCGCAATAGGCCACCTGGATTTCCACCTCGCCGGGGCCGGGCGGGGTGGCGTCGAGTTCGCTCAGGCGCAGGTCCCGGGCGCCATGCCAGCGCAATGCGTTCATCAGGGTTGTCCTTGCAGGTTGGCGGTGTCCGTGAGGGGGCGGCCGGCCTTGCGGGCCAGCACCGTGGGCGCGGTTTCCTTGAGGAAGAGCGAGAGCAGGGCGGCCAGCAGGGCGCCGCCGCAGCTCATCCACATCACGATGGAGAGGCCGTAGCGGTCGGCGGCGAAGCCGGCGATGGTCGGCGCGATGAAGCCGCCGACCAGCTCGCCGATGCCCATGATCATCCCCAGCGCGGTGGCGATGACGCTGCGCGGCACCGTCTCCGCCGGGATGGTGGCCATGAACAGGGTGAAGCAGCCCAGGCCCGTGTAGGTCAGCAGCATCGCCGCGCCGAGCGTGAAGGGCGTGGGCGCATAGAGCAGGGCCAGCGGGCAGCAGGCGGCCACCAGGGAGAACAGCACCAGGGTCGGGCGCCGGCCGATGCGGTCGGAAATCGCCGCCACGGCGAAGCCCCAGAACACCCAGGCCACGCCCAGGCAGCTCATGATCCCGCCCATGCTCGCCGGGCTGTAGCCGCGCTGGCTGACCAGGAAGGTGGGGGTGAAGGAGATCAGCACGATGAACCAGGTGAGGAACACGCAGCTGATCAGGGTGCACAGCAGGATGTTGCGGCTCTTCAGCAGGGCCAGGCGGCCGCCGAGCCCGACGCCGTTATCGGCTGCGCTGGCGCTGGGCCTGCGCGACCTGTCGTCGGGGCGCACGTAGCGCCAGATCAGCCAGGCGATCAGCAGCCCGGGCAGCAGCGAGATGACGAAGGCATGCCGCCAGCCGAAGGCCTCGGCCAGGCCGATCAGCACCGGTGGGCCGATCACCGCGCCCAGCAGGCCGGCGGCCGAGCCCTGCAGCAGGCCCATGTTGAGGCCGCGCCGGTGCGGCGAGGAGGCCTCCACCATCAGGGATTGCGAGAGCGGCAGGATCGGCCCTTCGGCCAGCCCCATCACGCCCCTGAACAGCAGCAGGCTGAGGAAGCCCCCCACCAGCCCGGACAGCGCCGAGCACAGCGAGAAGAGGATCACCGCCGCGATCAGCAGCGGCTTGCGGATGCCGTTGCGGTCGGACCACAGGCCCACCAGGGCCCCGGACACCGCCCAGGCCAGGGCCAGCACCGACGACAGCATGCCGAGGTGGCGGTTGCCGAGCTGCAGTTCCTCGGCCATGAAGGGAAACAGGAAGGACAAAGCCAGGCGGTCGAAGAACACGAAGCCGAAGGTGAGGAAGAGCACCCCGAGCAGGACGTTTTCATACCGGGCGTTGGAGGTTGCAGGCGCCATGTCGTTCTCCTCCGGGGCGCCGTGCGGGCGCCCCGGGCAAGGGGTCAGCGGAACAGGGAATCGATGTAGGCGGCGCCGAGGCCGATCTTCTCGTAGTGCTCGCGGCACATGGCGATGTAGGAGTGCACATCGAAGTAGCCGTCCGGCTCGCCGTGTTCGTCGAGCCAGATCAGCGGGCCCTTGACGATGAAGAAGGCGCGCATGGGCTCCTCGTGCTCATAGGTCACCAGGGTGTGGCCTTCGCCGGGCGTCTCGTAGACGAAATCGCCGGCGGTGGCGGTCCAGTCGTGCTCCAGGTAACCCCACTTGCCGGAGAGGGTGTAGGCGAAGACTTCGTGGGGGTGGTAGTGGCGGTTCACCAGGCCGGCGCTGCTGGCCATGAGGATGTCGCACCAGCGGTTCTCGCTTGGCGAGATCCACAGCGGGCGCGAAGACACGGTCTCGGTGAAGGGCACGTAGAGGCTCAGGTCGTCGGTCGCCGCGTTGGGCAGGTACACCTCGGGCTTGGCGTCGGGCTTGAAGCAGTTGGGGATGGCTTGCAGGTCTTTCCAGAATTCGTTGCGGGCAGGCTCGGCCATGTTCCAGTCTCGTTGTTGTTATGGACTGGGGCCGACTCTAGAGGGCGCCGCGACAGCGGGTTTGATCGCCTCGGCCCTGTTGTTTGCGCTTTTCGGACAGGGGGCGGGCAGCGGGGCGGAGGGCGATTGACGACGGGCAGCGTTCAGATGTTAATGACCGGGCGTCGCCCATCCCCATAGCGGATGCGCGCGACGCCCGGTCCCCGGGAACTGCCGATGTTTGGCCCGGGGGTTCGAAATGCGGCGAACACGAGAACAATAAGAATGACTACATCCGCCTTGCTCGAGACCCGGCGAGCCAGTACCTGCGACATCCCGGTCGAACAACGCCTGCGGTTCTGGGAGCAGTACAACGCCTCCATCCTCGTCGGCCTCAAATGCTCCTCCTACGCCGACGGCGGCCTGGCCGCCTCGCAGACCAACCTCGAACTGGGCGCCATGAGCCTCGCCCTGGTGCGCGGCAACGAGCACGTGGTGGAGCGCGACTGCTCGATGATCCGCTCCGTGCCCAAGGAATCGGTGTTCGTCTCCCTGGTGCAGGAAAGCCGCTCGTTCTTCTACCAGGGCGAAGGCTGCACCCTGCTGGAGCCGGGGGAGATGATCATCTACCGCACCGACAAGCCCTACCTGTTCGGCTTCTCCGGCGCCATGCGCCAGTTCATCTTCGACATCCCCCAGGCGCTGTTCGGCGAACGCTGCCTGGGCCGCCTCGACGGCCCGCTCAAGGTCGGCGCGGAAACCCGCCTGCAACGCCTGCTCACCCGCACCCTCTGCGAGCGCACCCAGGGCTTCTTCGACCGCCCCGCCAACCGCGAAGCCGAGCACTTCGAAGGCGACGTGCTGGAGCTGCTCTCCAGCATCATCGCCGGGCAAACCGGCGAGCACCGCGTCAGCGCCCTCAGCGCCTCCTACCTGCTCGCCGCCAAACGCCTCATTGCCGAACAACTCGGCGACCCGGCCCTCAGCTGCGAACGCGTCGCCCAGGGCATCGGCATCTCCGTGCGCCACCTCACCCGCCTGTTCGCCCAGGAAGGCGGCTCACCCAGCCGCTACATCGCCGACCGCCGCCTCGAACTCGCCCACCGCCTGCTCAGCAGCCCGCAGGCTAGCGGCCTGGATATCAGCGAGGTGGCCTACCGGCACGGCTATTCG from Pseudomonas tohonis includes:
- a CDS encoding 2,4'-dihydroxyacetophenone dioxygenase family protein codes for the protein MAEPARNEFWKDLQAIPNCFKPDAKPEVYLPNAATDDLSLYVPFTETVSSRPLWISPSENRWCDILMASSAGLVNRHYHPHEVFAYTLSGKWGYLEHDWTATAGDFVYETPGEGHTLVTYEHEEPMRAFFIVKGPLIWLDEHGEPDGYFDVHSYIAMCREHYEKIGLGAAYIDSLFR
- a CDS encoding helix-turn-helix domain-containing protein, translated to MTTSALLETRRASTCDIPVEQRLRFWEQYNASILVGLKCSSYADGGLAASQTNLELGAMSLALVRGNEHVVERDCSMIRSVPKESVFVSLVQESRSFFYQGEGCTLLEPGEMIIYRTDKPYLFGFSGAMRQFIFDIPQALFGERCLGRLDGPLKVGAETRLQRLLTRTLCERTQGFFDRPANREAEHFEGDVLELLSSIIAGQTGEHRVSALSASYLLAAKRLIAEQLGDPALSCERVAQGIGISVRHLTRLFAQEGGSPSRYIADRRLELAHRLLSSPQASGLDISEVAYRHGYSSQAHFARSFKARYGRTPSEVRGEVGER
- a CDS encoding 2,3-butanediol dehydrogenase; translation: MNALRWHGARDLRLSELDATPPGPGEVEIQVAYCGICGSDLHEYQDGPHSIPQQQPHPISGCRAPLTLGHEFSGVVRALGVGVEGFEPGDRVAVEPIYRCGDCRHCRAGQYNLCSSMGFIGLMGDGGFAERARVPAYMLHRLPTGVSLRQAAVLEPAAVALHALRQSSLQPGDSCAVFGLGPIGLLLITLARLRGVSRIIAVDVAPERLVRALEFGAEQVLDARAVDVVQQLQDGGGVDCAFEAAGSQATLDAALQSLRKGGEAVLVGLMGEARFDAFHLVNNELRITSSVGYRDVYPELIALLDSGHLDLGRAVTRCVPLERAVSDGFEALLADKAQIKVLVNPNPELAEA
- a CDS encoding MFS transporter — translated: MAPATSNARYENVLLGVLFLTFGFVFFDRLALSFLFPFMAEELQLGNRHLGMLSSVLALAWAVSGALVGLWSDRNGIRKPLLIAAVILFSLCSALSGLVGGFLSLLLFRGVMGLAEGPILPLSQSLMVEASSPHRRGLNMGLLQGSAAGLLGAVIGPPVLIGLAEAFGWRHAFVISLLPGLLIAWLIWRYVRPDDRSRRPSASAADNGVGLGGRLALLKSRNILLCTLISCVFLTWFIVLISFTPTFLVSQRGYSPASMGGIMSCLGVAWVFWGFAVAAISDRIGRRPTLVLFSLVAACCPLALLYAPTPFTLGAAMLLTYTGLGCFTLFMATIPAETVPRSVIATALGMIMGIGELVGGFIAPTIAGFAADRYGLSIVMWMSCGGALLAALLSLFLKETAPTVLARKAGRPLTDTANLQGQP